TTGGAAGAATTGCGCTGGGTATTGTAATGGCCTACGTTCTATTTCATACACTGATTTTATTGCAATTCATCCCATCCCATGTGGTTTGGGGAGGAAAAATAGTGGAACCCAAAACGATCCTAATTTTAGAATGGGTAGCACTTTTGGTCCTCCTGTTTTTAGGCAGTTTGATTTTAATGAAAACCAAAGTAATTCCCAACAAATGGCAAGAGAAAGCCCTAAATAGATGGTTATTGGTGTTTTCCGTATATTTTGTGCTCAATACCCTTGGGAATGTACTGGCGGAAAGTATTTTTGAAAAAGCGCAAGCCTTGCTTACGCTTATTCTAGCGCTAAGTCTGTTTAACCTGTCCAAACGTAATCCATGAAAGCTCCGGACCCAAATACCCGCTTCCCCTTATCAAACTACGATACGCTTTGTTTTCTGAAAAACATCGTTACAAATCCGAATATCATTGTTGGGGATTATACCTATTACGATGATTTTGAAGATGTTGCCAACTTTGAAAAAAACGTCAAATACCATTTTGATTTTATTGGGGACAAGCTCATCATTGGGAAGTTCTGTATGATTGCCTCCGGTGCTACCTTTATTATGAACGGTGGCAATCATCTCACCGAAGCCGCAACGGCCTATCCCTTTGCCATATTTGGAGGTGCCTGGCAAAACGCCATGGAGGGTAAAAGCTATCCTACAAAAGGGGATACCATTATCGGCAATGATGTTTGGATAGGTCACGGGGCAACGATTATGCCGGGAGTACACATAGGAGATGGTGCCATTATTGCCACAAAGGCGGTGGTTACAAAAAATGTGGAACCTTACACCATTGTGGGTGGTAATCCTGCAAAACCAATTAAAAAACGCTTCTCCGAAGCTACCATTTCCAGATTGTTGGAACTACTATGGTGGGATTGGGATATAGAAAAAATCACCCAAAATCTAGGGAAACTTACAAGTAATCCTGAAGCGTTGTTTTAAAAACCTACATAGTATGTTACAGAGGGCTTAACACTGAAAATGTTAAGCCTTTTTTTGTCCCTATAATCTTGTATTTCCCCTATACAAAAACCTAGAAATAGTAGGGGAAACAAAAAGGTTTGGAATCATAATTCAGGACGATACGCCTTCCTGTGTACAGTTTCTTTGCCTCATCAATTCATTACAAATCAAAAACGAAAATTAAAAATACATTACAATGAAAAAACTATTCATCATCGGTCTAACACTTTGCACGTTAAGTGTTTTTGCTCAAAGTAACAAGGAATCTATATTGAGTAATGATTCCGATTATAAGTACAGGGTGAGCTTTCCTGCCATCATCCTAGGTAATATTGGTAAAGGAGGCGAAAGAACCAATACACAACATATTGAGCTTCATGTGAAGCGCGAATTGGATTCCAAAAACATCATCGGTGTAAAATTCGCCACTTGGAGATTGTTTCAGCCCATGGGCATACAGTGGTGGGATGGCCTTAAAGACAAAATAGATTCAGAAAGTGAATTCTATCCCGGCTACCTACGTGAAACGGGTATTGGAATTTCATACCAACGCATGCTTTGGAAAGGATTGTTCGCTACGGTAGAAGTTTTACCGCAATACAAAACCTATCTAGACCTCAACAATGAAAAAATAGCCAATGGATTCAAACTCTACACGTCTTACCATTTGGGTTATCATATTGCTTTCGGAAAAAAGAAGCGCATTTTTATTGAGCCCCAAGTCCATTTTCAAAATTGGATGTTCGATACCAATACCCCGGACGCCTTTAAACAATTGGACAATCGATGGAAATCCTATTTCCTTTTTGAACCGAATCTATACGTTGGAATCAAATTTTAAAGATAATCCTAAAGTGATACAGTCCTCTATGGGACATCAAGTAAGACTTTGGATTATAGTGATTTAACAACCTTTTTTTTAGCTACAACCTCATGAAATATCTATTAACAGTAATTTGTATTGCGCTATCCTCTACTTTATTCGCGCAGAGTCCTAGGCTGGATTCAACACGTGTGGATACTACCCAATTTGTGAAAATTGGGGGCAGTAAGCAATTCATCAGTATCAAAGGGAATAAAAGCAATCCCCTTCTGCTGTATCTACATGGTGGACCCGGAGCGGCGAGCTCATCCCACAGGGAACAAATCACCCATATTCTGGAAGAACATTTCTTGGTGGTCCATTGGGACCAAAGAGGGTCAGGAAAATCATCGCTCGGTAATTTAATATCGCCCACCCTTTCGGTTATGAAACAAGATGCCGAGGACATCTTGGAATATCTATTGGAAGCGTTTCAAAAAGACAAAATGATAGTGGCAGCCAATTCTTGGGGAACCGTTTTAGGGTTCCATTTGACATCAAAATATCCAAATAAAATAGCCTCATTGGTGGCCATTAGTCCCGTAATAGATAATCAAAAAAGTCAAGATGCGACCCAAGCCAAACTGATAAAGCACTACAGGGCACGGAACAATAAGGAAGCCGTTAGGCAACTTAAAGCTGTACATATACCTTATGAAAACGTCGAGGATATGGCCGTTCAATTTAAATGGATCAGTGATTACAAGGGAACTCCCATTTCAGAAAATGAATTTGTTCAATACATGAAATTCTTTAAGGAATGGGAGGCACAATGGATGGCCCTTTATAAAGAACTGTATAGCATTAACGCATTAAAGCATCTAACCCTTTTTAAAATCCCAGTGTATGTATTCATAGGGGAGGACGATCTAACCACCGGTTTTGAACTCACACAAAAATTTTATAAAAAACTAGAAGCACCCAAAAAGCAACTGTTTCGGCTGAAAAATGTGGGACATCAAATACCGATGTACAAATCGGTAGAAATGCAAAACTTGATATACCATGTTTTGGCGAAGGCCAACAAGTAATCAATCCAAAGTAAAAAGAATAGTTAGGTTTCAAATTATAATTCAATACGATTTTCTTGAATAGGTACCCCAACTTTGTAACATCAATTTAAAACAATCAAAAAACGAACAATCATGAAATCAAAGATTCACGAATACCTATTAAAATTAAATAACAAAGGCATGAGTAAAACAATCAAAAAACAAATCGTATTAAAAATGGCTTGTGTAGCCTTTGCATTCGTATCAAGTGTAACCTATGCACAAAACGCACATTCAGAAACAACAACACAGAGGGATGGTCTCTTCATCGAATTCCAAGTAGGTGGGGGCATTATCGGCATAGAGGATAGTGCTGGTAATCAAACGTTTGACAAAGCTCAGGGAACGTTCGTTTTTCCAGATTTAAAGTTCGGCCACATGTTGAACGATAATCTCGCCATTACGGTCTCTTTACCGGGAAACATATACGAATTTCAGGACAATGACAGACATTTTGGAGGCTTTATACCGTCCCTACAATATTGGGCAAATGACCGTTGGTGGATTCATGGAGGTATAGGTTTGGCCATAGATTCACCGGCACTCTATGACATTAAGGACAACGAAAATGATGATTGGAATTTTGGATGTGCCGTAATGGCCAGCACGGGTTATGAAATCTACAAAAAGAATAATTTTGCGCTGAACGTGCAGTCCAAGCTGGTAATGGGCAGGGCATTTTTAGCCGGAGATGCGCATAGGGACGCAGTAAGCCTTAACATCGGGCTAGGGTTCAGTTGGTTCTAACAAGGGACTATTTTAAATGAAGTATCTTACATAACGAAAGCAATACAATGAAGAATAAGGTAATACGAACCATAGTACTTTTTGTTTCCATATGTACTTTTGGTCAGCAGACCGCAACTCAAAAGATTGCGGAATTATTTGCGACCGAATTGGAAAAGGAACCTATCAAAAGTGCTTTTCTGCACGTCTATTCCAAATCCAAAGGAATTGATGTTCGGTTGGCGGAAAGTACCGTGAATTCGGAACATGCCATAACCATCAATAATCCATTTTACACGGCCAGTATTACCAAAATGCTCACGGCTACCGCCGTAGGCATGTTAAAGGATGAAAAGAAAGTGAATTTTGAGGATAAGATTGCACAATTTTTGCCAAAATCATTGATTGAAAAGCTGCACGTATTGGATGGAAAGGACTACTCAAAAGACATTACCATCGCCCATCTTTTACAACATAGATCGGGGCTGCCGGATTATTTTACGGACAAAACCGTAGATGGTAGTCCCAATATCATTAATCAACTGTTGATGGATACGGATGAGTCGTGGTCACCCGAGGAGATGATTCGGTTTAGCAAAGAAAAGATGAAACCTCATTTTGTTCCCGGTGATGGCTATCAGTATACGGATACGGAATATGTGCTGTTGGCACTGCTGGTCGAAAAGGTAAGCGGCCTTTCCTTGGATGAGTTTTTTAAACAGCATATTTTTCAGCCTTTGGGGATGGAGTCTTCCTATATCAATTTAAAATCATTATCGCTGAAGAATGAACGCCCCATGGCCAAATTTTATGTCGGCGATACGGAAGTATCATCCATTAAAAGTTTAAGTGCCGATTGGGGTGGGGGAGGTTTGGTATCCACAACCCAAGACCTGATTACCTTTCTTGAAGCCTACAACACCAATAAACTGGTAAAGAAGAATACACGCCACACGATGCAACAATGGGTATATGAAACGGTAGGCATGGAATACGGGTATGGGATACGAAAGGTATCTTTCAAAACACTTTTTGATGATGACACAAACTTGGAAGTAATGGGGCATACCGGTAGTACTGCATCGTTTTTATGGTATTGCCCTCAATTGGACACTTATATTACAGGCACTTTAAACCAACTGGAAGCGTCCAAAAGTACCCTGAATTTGGTTTACGCTATACTTAAGATATTAGAAAACCAGCAATAGAAGCTTTTATCTTCAATCAATTTTTTAGGGCAAAAAAATCTTTCCTTAGGTTAATTTCCCTCATTGAATAACGGCCATATGCATTATATTTGATTTAATTATTTAAAAATCAACAGTATGAAATGGCAAGGTAGGCGTCAAAGTTCAAATGTCGATGACCGAAGAGGTCGGTCCAGTTCCGAAAGGGGTTTTGGCGGATTTAGTCCGAATTTACTCGGTCCGATCATTAGACTGCTCTTTTCCAAAGTGGGTTTGATCATTGTAGGTCTGTTCCTTGTATTTTCATTTGTTACCGGAAATAATCCATTGACCCTGATCAGTAATTTACTTAGCGGCGGGGTAACGCAATCCGCTCCTTCAGGAAATTATGAAGGAACTCCCGAAGAAAATAAACTGGCCGACTTTAGTGCCGTTGTCTTGGCGAGCACCGAAGATGTTTGGAACAACACCTTGGAAAATTACCGCGAACCAACATTGGTGTTATTTTCAGGATATGTATCCTCCGCCTGTGGTTCCGCATCCAGTGCCACCGGTCCGTTTTATTGTCCCGGGGATGAAAAGCTATACCTGGACCTTAGTTTTTTTGAGGAAATGGAACGCCAGTTGAACGCTCCTGGCGATTTTGCACAAGCTTACGTCATTGCCCACGAAGTAGGGCACCACATTCAAAATTTAATGGGAATTACCGATAAAATCGATAGGCTCAGAGGTCAATTAAGTAAGACCGAGTTCAATAAATATTCCGTACGCCTAGAGCTACAGGCCGATTTTCTGGCCGGGGTGTGGGCCAATCGTTCCAAACAGCTGATGGAGAGCGGTGATCTCCAAGAAGCCTTGAACGCCGCGAATGCCATTGGGGACGACCGCCTACAAAAGCAATCTTCAGGTAGGGTAGTACCCGATTCCTTCACACATGGCACTTCTGAACAACGTATGCGCTGGTTTAAAAAAGGGTATGAAACCGGGGATATTTCCCAAGGCGATACCTTTAGCGCGGAATCGCTTTAGCGCATTCTTCGGATAAATTAAAACCTCCCCCTGAGCGACCTATACCAAGTGGAGTCAAGGTAAGCTGAAGGATAGGAGGGGAGTAGCATTTCTATGTAGCGCGATAGTATAGAAGCGACCATACTGTGTTAAAACCGTGTCAAAAGGATTGATAATCATGGATATTGGTAGGTAATCGATTACCTTCTACCATGTTTTTTCTGTATGACCAGAAATAGTACGTTTAAAAAGTGATCCATATCCATTTACTAATTCGAAAATGACACTATGAAACCCTTGAAAACCAGAATCAGCCTTTTACTTTTATTATTACCGATGGTGTTGTTGAACGCACAAGGGGAATTAAAGTCGGTTGAAGGCTACTCGCCAAACATTGGTAGCATGGTCTATATGTTGGAAGACTTAAAAGACCGTATTACCGAACAAGTTAAAGATTTGGACCAATCACAAACCGATTTTTTATATGATTCCAATCCGAATAGTATAGGGGCCTTAATTATGCATTTGGTATCCACAGAATCCTATTATCAGGTAGCTACCTTGGAGGACAGGGAATGGACAGAAGATGAGCTTGCAAGCGTTGGTGTTGCGGGGGAATTGAATGCAAAGGTAAATAGTATGCTCAAAGGTGAGCCTATTGGGTACTATTTGGATTTATGGGATGCCGTCCGTAAAAAAACGTTGACCTTACTCAAAACCAAGGATGATGCCTGGTTCGCCTCGAATATAGAGGAGGGATTGAACTACCATTATATCTGGTACCATGTCATGGAACATTCGGCCAACCATATGGGGCAAATTGGGACCATAAAGAATCGATTACCCAAGTGATGTATTTGTATAATGCACCGGAGTACTTATTGGCACTAAATTTTCTTTAAATTTTTCTTCTAAAACCCCCTTCTCAAAAGGTAATGAAACCGAAGAATAAGGTTAGGCGGTAGCCAAACTTCATTTAAGGTTCACGAATACCTTTAAAAAAACAAATAACAAGCAATGAATAAACACTTATTATGCGACTCGACAGTAGGAGGGGAGTATAATGTGTGTGGAATGGCTCGGATTACTTCAACTTACTCTTGGCTTCAGCAATTCTATTTTTGATTTCATATGTGTTGGCATCCAGTTTATATGCTAATTCAAACTTTTCTAAGGCCTTGGCATAGTCTCCAGAATCATAGTAATAGATGCCAATGTTCATATGAGCATATGAATTGTCTTCGTCCAATTCCATCGACTTTTGTATATCCTTAAGACCCTCTTCGGTTTGCCCAAGTTTTATTTTTGCAAGTCCTCGATTGTTGTAAGGATAAGCATGTTCAGGCTCTAATTCAATTGCTTTATCAAAGTCAATTATTGCCTTTTCGTATTCTTTCATCAAATTGAAGGTGTAACCTCTATTATTGAGTGTATAGGAGTTGTTGGGATTCAATTCTAAAGATTTCTCATAATCTTGTATCCCGTGAGAAAAATCTTTTAAGTAAGATTTTATTAAACCTGAGCTATTATAATCATTAGAATCGAAGTTTTTTCGGTTCTTTTTTTCTTCAAACTCCTTATTGACAACATTTGCCTTTTTATAATCATAGGCGTTTAAAAAAGAAGAAATAGTGAGCCGATAAATAAAATCTTGTTTATGGCCAGATTGTAAAATTCCACAAAAAACTTTACCAGCCTCTTTGAATTCTTTTTTATTAAGCTTTTCTACTCCTTCTAAATATTCAGGTGGCAAGTTCTTTAATTTAATGAGGTTAAGAATATTTTGACCGTCATTAAAGGTAGAAGTCCCATCGTGTAAATTAATCGGTTCTTTTCTTGGAATTAGGTTAGCGAAAAAATCGAAGTATGTTGATATCCCAAAGAAAAATAAAATGACTTTCCAATCTTCATTTATATCTGAGAAAAATACAAGATATGTTATAACACCGGCAAGGACTAACGACATAATTGGCCCCATAAGAGTTATGAAAATTTGATTGTTGATGGAAACTCTTTCATCATGCATTTTACACAAACCGAGCTTCCAATGGAAGGGATTTTTTCTAAAAAACAATTCCAATCTCCACATTTGAACTCTAAAACCGTTCTTTGGGTTACCATAAGAACCTAGATATAATGTAACCTTACCATTTGTTAAAAGAAGTGCGGGAATTCCATGACCTAATTCATGGACAAGGGTTGAAATGGGGCGAAGAAAAACAACAAATACAAGTAGAAAAAAAAGATAAGTATAAAACATTTGTATTTGGTTTTACTCTGTCTGGTTCGGTACCTAAAACTAAGAAAACGTATTGTTCCCATCAAAATTTTGATAATCATATATCTGATATTATATCAAATGCAAGCATGCGCCGTTTTACGATATAGACATATTTGTACTATAATTTATATTATGTAAAATAGAATATTTAAAGCGTAGGTTTTCTTCATACTCATTGCCTACCTATTAAACTCTCTAAAACAGAGAACAAATAATTCTTTTGCAAATTATTAAAGGGTTATACGCAACGTTTCATCAAACTGTTAATCTTATCTATTAACGAATTACTATTTAAAACACGAACTATATTAGCTTAAAAATCCAAAATGAAAAACATTACTTACCTTTTACTTTTAGTGCTGATTACTTCATGTAATCTAGATTCCGGTAATGAAGTTTATATTGACCCCGTAGATTATACAGCCTTAAATGACAAACAAATTACAGACTATTTAACGGCCAATGATCTAGAAGCTGAAAAAACAGCATCGGGGCTTTATTATACAATTGAAAACCCCGGTGATGGCGCACAACCCACTGCAACTTCCAATGTAACCGTTGCCTATAAGGGCTATTATTTAAATGGAACGGTATTCGACCAAAGTCCAGAAGATGGGATTACCATTGGACTCAATCGGGTAATCAAGGGCTGGACAGAGGGTATCCCTTATTTTAAAGAAGGCGGAAATGGCACTTTATTCATACCCTCACATTTAGGATACGGTAGCTATGATTATAACGGTATTCCAGGTGGGTCCGTACTTATTTTTGACATTAAACTACTGTCAGTCAATTAATTATTACCTATTCATAGATTCATCATGTGTCGGCATCGAGTTTAATTTATACATATATTTCACATGAATGCAATGAATTCTGAGCACAAAAAAACCGCCCGAGTAGGGCGGTTTTTATATTCTTGGGTAAATAATCAATTATTTTATCTCCAATAACTCCAACTCAAAAGTTAGGTCTTCACCAGCTAAGGGGTGATTGGCATCTACAATAATATGGCCTAGTGACCTCATAGCTGCATAAAACGACAACTTAGCTCACAGGTACTGAAAACACTGGCACTTCTTATACAATGGTTACATCTCAAAAGTTGGCCAAAAGTCCAATTGGATTAACCAAACTACTATTCTGCAAATGCTTAAGAACATTCGTTTGTTTCGGGATTACACTACCATTTCATAGCTTTTGAATATAACTTGTGCCCAAACTGTTTTATGGACTATCTTTACGGAAATCAACCGATTATGTTTCTTTCCAAATTCCTAAAAGGCTCAATGTTTTAAGTATTCACTTAAAACATTGAAATCGTGAAATATACGAAACGATTTGAAAGGGCTTTTGGACTTACCCCTGAAGGACATATTGATTTTCCAAAGAAAATATCCAATGTTCGTTTATCAAGGATTGACAACTATCTTAAGATGGGTGGCTGTTGTTACTGTTTTCCCCACGGGATTGAAACGACCAACTCGAAGTATTCAAAACGTACCAGGAACTGGAAAAAACATAGGAGAAACCAATACAAGGGATAAATGGTGGTATCCATTTTTTGACGGCACCGCATATTATAATACCGGACTTTCTACTTGAAAAACCTCAAATAGCTTTCTGGACTTTGCAGGAACGACCTTGTAATAGTGTAATGTTCTGTCTCCTCCAAAGATACTTTGTTCATTCCTTTGTCGGTCACCTCATATATATTGGCTCCGGGATATGCCATAAGCATAGGTGAATGTGTAGCTATAATGAATTGGGACATATGGGATTTAAGATGTTCTTGGATAAAATAAAGCAAGGACAACTGTTTGGATGGTGACAAAGCGGCCTCCGGTTCATCCAATAGAAATATCCCGTTTCCATTTATAGTATCGTCCATTATCTTCAGGTAGGCCTCCCCATGAGAAAAACCTTGTAGATCCTGACCATAGTTCAATCGCATTCGATAAATCTGATAGTTTTGGTTGTCCTTCATTTCTTGGATGATATGGTCTGGAACTTCTCCATAAATATCCTTGAAGGATTCATGGAGCCTGGCATCCTCTCTGTCGATACTGTTCAAGAGGTCACCAAAGTCCTCTGCCCTGAAGAAAAATCCTCTGGGTTTTTCAATTTTCCAATCTAAATGCAGATATGGCGTCAACGAACGGGCTGCCTTGAAACAATTTTTACCATACCCAAATCCATCCATATGTGGTAATTGTAAACGAAGTGCCAATGTTTCGAGCAATGTGGACTTTCCGGTACCGTTATCACCTATAATAAAGGTAACAGGTGCGGATACATCAACGTCCTTTGCAAACTTTATTGCACTGACATCATAGGGAAACGGATGGGTTCTTTCTGTAGTTATGCTAAGTGATGTGAGGTAAGACATAGCCTTGTCTGAGATTAACTACTTGATTTTGACGAAAGTTCTTTTTCTACTCTATAAAAAGAGGTCTTACCGATTTTTGCCCGTTTGCAGGCCAAATCAATCGATACTCCTTGATTCCCGTACAGATGCTTGGCATAATGGTACTTTTCGATTGTTTCAATCTTCGACCCTTTGGGCCTGCCCAACAACTTGTTCCGCTTTCTTGCATTATCAAGCCCCACCTTTGTGCGTTCACTGATAAGGTTGCGTTCGAATTCCGCAACTGCCGCAAAAATCTGTAATAAAAATTTACCGTTGGCCGATGTGGTGTCGAATTCCGGTTCGCTCAAGCTTTTGAAATGTACCCCTGCCTCATTGAACCTATCAATAAGTTCAACCATATTTTTCAGCGAACGGAAAACCCTGTCGTTTTTATAGGTAAGGATAGTGTCCCCCTTTCGCATATATCTCAGCATTTCGTTCAATCCTTTTCTGTCGTCCCGGGTACCGCTTGCTATATCCTTATAAATTTTCTCACAACCAGCATTTTTTAACAGATCGATCTGTGCTTCAAGCTTTTGCTCGGGTGTCGATACCCTGGCATATCCTACTACCATTTTTAGTTCCGTAAAAGGTTATATAACGAAACTACTAAAAAGAACGATAAATGGAACTAGGATAAGATATTTTTTTAGGGCATTTCGGTTGTACCGAAAAACGGCCGATTAATAGGACCATAATTATGATTTATAACGGCCTAGGATTTTCACTTTAAAGAGCTAAATAA
This window of the Maribacter cobaltidurans genome carries:
- a CDS encoding CatB-related O-acetyltransferase, with the translated sequence MKAPDPNTRFPLSNYDTLCFLKNIVTNPNIIVGDYTYYDDFEDVANFEKNVKYHFDFIGDKLIIGKFCMIASGATFIMNGGNHLTEAATAYPFAIFGGAWQNAMEGKSYPTKGDTIIGNDVWIGHGATIMPGVHIGDGAIIATKAVVTKNVEPYTIVGGNPAKPIKKRFSEATISRLLELLWWDWDIEKITQNLGKLTSNPEALF
- a CDS encoding alpha/beta fold hydrolase; the protein is MKYLLTVICIALSSTLFAQSPRLDSTRVDTTQFVKIGGSKQFISIKGNKSNPLLLYLHGGPGAASSSHREQITHILEEHFLVVHWDQRGSGKSSLGNLISPTLSVMKQDAEDILEYLLEAFQKDKMIVAANSWGTVLGFHLTSKYPNKIASLVAISPVIDNQKSQDATQAKLIKHYRARNNKEAVRQLKAVHIPYENVEDMAVQFKWISDYKGTPISENEFVQYMKFFKEWEAQWMALYKELYSINALKHLTLFKIPVYVFIGEDDLTTGFELTQKFYKKLEAPKKQLFRLKNVGHQIPMYKSVEMQNLIYHVLAKANK
- a CDS encoding serine hydrolase domain-containing protein is translated as MKNKVIRTIVLFVSICTFGQQTATQKIAELFATELEKEPIKSAFLHVYSKSKGIDVRLAESTVNSEHAITINNPFYTASITKMLTATAVGMLKDEKKVNFEDKIAQFLPKSLIEKLHVLDGKDYSKDITIAHLLQHRSGLPDYFTDKTVDGSPNIINQLLMDTDESWSPEEMIRFSKEKMKPHFVPGDGYQYTDTEYVLLALLVEKVSGLSLDEFFKQHIFQPLGMESSYINLKSLSLKNERPMAKFYVGDTEVSSIKSLSADWGGGGLVSTTQDLITFLEAYNTNKLVKKNTRHTMQQWVYETVGMEYGYGIRKVSFKTLFDDDTNLEVMGHTGSTASFLWYCPQLDTYITGTLNQLEASKSTLNLVYAILKILENQQ
- the ypfJ gene encoding KPN_02809 family neutral zinc metallopeptidase, with product MKWQGRRQSSNVDDRRGRSSSERGFGGFSPNLLGPIIRLLFSKVGLIIVGLFLVFSFVTGNNPLTLISNLLSGGVTQSAPSGNYEGTPEENKLADFSAVVLASTEDVWNNTLENYREPTLVLFSGYVSSACGSASSATGPFYCPGDEKLYLDLSFFEEMERQLNAPGDFAQAYVIAHEVGHHIQNLMGITDKIDRLRGQLSKTEFNKYSVRLELQADFLAGVWANRSKQLMESGDLQEALNAANAIGDDRLQKQSSGRVVPDSFTHGTSEQRMRWFKKGYETGDISQGDTFSAESL
- a CDS encoding mycothiol transferase: MKPLKTRISLLLLLLPMVLLNAQGELKSVEGYSPNIGSMVYMLEDLKDRITEQVKDLDQSQTDFLYDSNPNSIGALIMHLVSTESYYQVATLEDREWTEDELASVGVAGELNAKVNSMLKGEPIGYYLDLWDAVRKKTLTLLKTKDDAWFASNIEEGLNYHYIWYHVMEHSANHMGQIGTIKNRLPK
- a CDS encoding tetratricopeptide repeat protein: MFYTYLFFLLVFVVFLRPISTLVHELGHGIPALLLTNGKVTLYLGSYGNPKNGFRVQMWRLELFFRKNPFHWKLGLCKMHDERVSINNQIFITLMGPIMSLVLAGVITYLVFFSDINEDWKVILFFFGISTYFDFFANLIPRKEPINLHDGTSTFNDGQNILNLIKLKNLPPEYLEGVEKLNKKEFKEAGKVFCGILQSGHKQDFIYRLTISSFLNAYDYKKANVVNKEFEEKKNRKNFDSNDYNSSGLIKSYLKDFSHGIQDYEKSLELNPNNSYTLNNRGYTFNLMKEYEKAIIDFDKAIELEPEHAYPYNNRGLAKIKLGQTEEGLKDIQKSMELDEDNSYAHMNIGIYYYDSGDYAKALEKFELAYKLDANTYEIKNRIAEAKSKLK
- a CDS encoding FKBP-type peptidyl-prolyl cis-trans isomerase codes for the protein MKNITYLLLLVLITSCNLDSGNEVYIDPVDYTALNDKQITDYLTANDLEAEKTASGLYYTIENPGDGAQPTATSNVTVAYKGYYLNGTVFDQSPEDGITIGLNRVIKGWTEGIPYFKEGGNGTLFIPSHLGYGSYDYNGIPGGSVLIFDIKLLSVN
- a CDS encoding phosphate ABC transporter substrate-binding protein → MKYTKRFERAFGLTPEGHIDFPKKISNVRLSRIDNYLKMGGCCYCFPHGIETTNSKYSKRTRNWKKHRRNQYKG
- a CDS encoding AAA family ATPase; amino-acid sequence: MSYLTSLSITTERTHPFPYDVSAIKFAKDVDVSAPVTFIIGDNGTGKSTLLETLALRLQLPHMDGFGYGKNCFKAARSLTPYLHLDWKIEKPRGFFFRAEDFGDLLNSIDREDARLHESFKDIYGEVPDHIIQEMKDNQNYQIYRMRLNYGQDLQGFSHGEAYLKIMDDTINGNGIFLLDEPEAALSPSKQLSLLYFIQEHLKSHMSQFIIATHSPMLMAYPGANIYEVTDKGMNKVSLEETEHYTITRSFLQSPESYLRFFK
- a CDS encoding recombinase family protein, with the translated sequence MVVGYARVSTPEQKLEAQIDLLKNAGCEKIYKDIASGTRDDRKGLNEMLRYMRKGDTILTYKNDRVFRSLKNMVELIDRFNEAGVHFKSLSEPEFDTTSANGKFLLQIFAAVAEFERNLISERTKVGLDNARKRNKLLGRPKGSKIETIEKYHYAKHLYGNQGVSIDLACKRAKIGKTSFYRVEKELSSKSSS